One genomic segment of Impatiens glandulifera chromosome 6, dImpGla2.1, whole genome shotgun sequence includes these proteins:
- the LOC124942917 gene encoding cannabidiolic acid synthase-like 1 → MKSLATSLLVFCIALLALSWTISADTLQNFVECVSHNSPNPSSISKIIYTSSDSSYLSVLNFSIHNLRFTLPSTPKPLVIVTPLNESQVFPFISCSKAYGMQIRVRSGGHDYEGLSYVSQVPFIILDLINIRSIEVDLKSKTAWVQAGATVGELYYSIVEKSGTLSFPAGICPTVGVGGHFSGGGYGSLLRKYGLAADNIIDARMYNANGTLLDRKSMGEDLFWAIRGGGGGSFGVILAWKVNLVSVPSTVTVFNVRKTLEQNATNLIYRWQYVASKFPKELFIRITIGREKSSEEGKFTILASFISLYLGRVDDLIHLMQDEFPELGLTKDDCIELSWIQSIFFFYGWNIGEPLKSLQSRSQHKLHYFKSKSDYVQEPIPISGLEGMLNMFFEDGAGESQLVLNPYGGRMDEISKSSIPFPHRAGNLYKIGYTASWDEASTTVANSRIDWIRRLYKYMEPYVSKNPRAAYINYRDLDIGANMQHNTSYEQASIWGVKYFKNNFKKLAKIKSQIDPSNFFWNEQSIPA, encoded by the coding sequence ATGAAGTCCTTAGCCACTTCATTGCTTGTATTTTGTATTGCCTTACTTGCATTATCTTGGACTATTTCAGCTGATACCCTTCAAAATTTTGTTGAATGTGTCTCACATAACTCACCAAATCCTTcttcaatttcaaaaattatctACACATCGAGTGACTCTTCGTATTTGTCTGTCTTGAACTTTTCAATACACAATTTGCGATTCACCTTGCCATCTACTCCGAAGCCCCTTGTGATCGTAACACCCTTAAATGAATCACAAGTTTTCCCATTCATTTCTTGTTCCAAAGCTTATGGGATGCAAATAAGGGTTAGAAGTGGAGGACATGACTACGAGGGTCTCTCTTATGTTTCTCAGGTCCCTTTCATAATTCTCGATCTCATTAACATTCGATCTATTGAAGTAGACCTTAAGAGTAAAACTGCTTGGGTTCAAGCAGGTGCGACGGTTGGCGAACTTTATTATAGTATAGTTGAGAAAAGTGGAACCCTATCATTTCCAGCTGGAATCTGTCCCACTGTTGGTGTTGGTGGACATTTTAGTGGGGGAGGATATGGATCGCTGCTACGTAAATACGGTCTTGCTGCCGATAACATTATTGATGCTCGCATGTATAATGCAAATGGAACTCTCTTGGATAGAAAATCAATGGGTGAAGATCTATTTTGGGCTATACGAGGTGGTGGAGGCGGAAGTTTTGGTGTCATTCTTGCATGGAAAGTAAACCTAGTTAGTGTCCCATCTACCGTCACAGTTTTCAACGTTCGAAAAACCTTAGAACAAAACGCTACCAATCTTATTTATCGATGGCAATATGTTGCAAGTAAGTTTCCAAAAGAACTATTCATTAGAATCACCATCGGTAGAGAAAAGTCTAGTGAGGAAGGAAAATTTACAATATTGGCCTCGTTCATTTCCTTGTACCTTGGACGAGTTGATGACCTTATTCATTTGATGCAAGACGAATTCCCCGAGCTTGGTTTGACGAAAGATGATTGCATCGAGTTAAGCTGGATCCAATCCATCTTTTTTTTCTATGGTTGGAATATTGGGGAACCGTTGAAGAGTTTGCAAAGTAGAAGTCAACACAAACtacattatttcaaatcaaaatctGATTATGTGCAAGAGCCTATTCCCATATCTGGCTTAGAAGGGATGTTGAATATGTTCTTTGAGGATGGTGCTGGCGAGTCTCAACTTGTCTTGAACCCATATGGTGGAAGAATGGATGAAATATCAAAATCCTCAATTCCCTTCCCACATAGGGCGGGGAATTTATACAAGATCGGATACACTGCGAGCTGGGATGAAGCGAGCACAACCGTGGCTAATAGTCGTATAGATTGGATCCGAAGGCTTTACAAATATATGGAACCTTATGTTTCAAAAAATCCAAGAGCAGCATATATCAACTATAGAGATCTCGACATCGGGGCAAATATGCAACATAACACAAGCTATGAACAAGCAAGCATTTGGGGGGTgaaatatttcaaaaacaattttaagaAGCTGGCAAAGATTAAATCTCAAATTGACCCATCAAACTTCTTTTGGAATGAACAAAGTATTCCCGCTTAA
- the LOC124942042 gene encoding calcium and calcium/calmodulin-dependent serine/threonine-protein kinase-like, whose protein sequence is MGQDSIRRLFDEYEVLSELGRGGFSIVRRGKRKSGNGEDVAIKTLRRSSPLPTAARRRVTVADALLTNEILVMRKIVEDVCPHDNVIQLYDVCEDVGGVHLILELCSGGELFDRIVKAQSTYSEVGAAAVVRQIASGLYALHRAGIVHRDLKPENCLFLNKSEDSPLKIMDFGLSWVEDYTDPVVGLFGSIDYVSPEALSLSLQHKGSGGEISGYHQTGISSKSDMWSLGVILYILLSGHPPFIAQSLTQKQQMIMAGEFMFYERSWKNISPSAKQLISSLLTVDPNKRPTAQEILQHPWVRGQLAKQERMDAEIVSRLQSFNARRKFRAAAIASVWSSSMFLRTKKLRSLVGHDYDLTPEELESLNLHFKKICTKEGEDKNNGATLTQFEEVLKAMEMTSLSPLAGRIFDLFDNNRDGTVDMREILCGFSNLKNSQGDDALRLCFQMYDTDRSGCISKEEVASMLRALPEECLPIDITEPGKLDEIFDMMDANNDGKVTFDEFKAAVQVDRSLQDAVLSSLRPSQSFKLS, encoded by the exons atgggtcaAGATTCAATCAGAAGACTATTTGATGAATACGAAGTTCTATCCGAACTAGGAAGAGGAGGTTTCTCAATAGTAAGAAGAGGCAAAAGAAAATCCGGCAACGGCGAAGACGTAGCAATCAAGACTCTCCGACGATCTAGTCCATTACCCACGGCGGCGCGTAGGCGCGTGACGGTGGCGGACGCGCTTTTGACTAATGAAATATTGGTTATGAGAAAGATAGTTGAAGATGTTTGTCCACATGATAATGTTATTCAACTTTATGATGTTTGTGAAGATGTTGGTGGTGTTCATTTGATACTTGAACTTTGCTCCGGCGGTGAACTTTTTGATCGGATTGTTAAGGCGCAAAGTACTTATTCGGAAGTTGGAGCTGCTGCTGTTGTACGGCAAATTGCGAGTGGACTTTACGCGCTGCATCGTGCGGGTATTGTACATAG GGATTTGAAGCCGGAAAATTGCTTATTCCTTAACAAGAGTGAAGATTCTCCATTGAAGATAATGGATTTCGGATTGAGTTGGGTGGAGGACTATACTGATCCAGTTGTGGGTCTATTTGGATCCATAGATTATGTATCACCAGAGGCTCTATCTCTTTCATTACAGCACAAAGGAAGTGGTGGTGAAATTTCAGGGTACCATCAAACTGGGATATCTTCTAAGAGTGATATGTGGTCTCTAGGAGTAATCTTGTACATCCTTCTTTCCGG GCATCCACCTTTCATTGCTCAATCTCTTACACAAAAGCAACAAATGATCATGGCT GGAGAGTTTATGTTCTATGAGAGGTCATGGAAGAACATTAGTCCATCAGCAAAGCAACTCATTTCCAGTCTCCTAACAGTTGATCCAAACAAACGCCCCACTGCTCAAGAG ATTCTACAACATCCTTGGGTTAGAGGACAATTGGCAAAGCAAGAGAGGATGGATGCAGAGATAGTGTCGCGGCTTCAGAGTTTCAATGCACGTCGCAAATTCAGAGCCGCTGCCATAGCAAGTGTGTGGAGCAGCAGCATGTTCTTGCGCACTAAGAAGCTCAGGAGCCTAGTTGGCCATGATTACGATCTTACTCCGGAAGAACTCGAGAGCCTCAACCTACACTTCAAGAAAAT ATGTACAAAGGAAGGAGAAGACAAGAACAATGGCGCAACCCTAACTCAATTTGAGGAGGTACTAAAAGCAATGGAGATGACATCTCTTTCTCCATTAGCCGGAagaatattcgatctatttgacAATAACAGAGACGGAACCGTCGATATGAGAGAAATCCTCTGTGGATTTTCCAATCTAAAAAACTCTCAAGGAGATGACGCTCTCCGCCTCTGTTTCCAGATGTACGATACAGATAGATCAGGTTGTATTAGCAAAGAAGAAGTAGCATCAATGCTTCGA GCGTTGCCGGAGGAATGTTTACCGATTGATATAACTGAACCGGGGAAACTAGACGAAATCTTTGATATGATGGATGCGAATAACGATGGAAAAGTTACTTTTGATGAATTTAAAGCTGCTGTTCAAGTTGATAGATCTCTTCAAGATGCGGTTCTTTCATCTCTTCgtccttctcaatcttttaaaCTCTCGTAA
- the LOC124941592 gene encoding L-2-hydroxyglutarate dehydrogenase, mitochondrial produces the protein MLSFCTGKAMITKVKYVILRTNMIHSRSLRSYLSSTGSDRGLLFWGRNFCSNRAQQLDGVPKERVDCVVIGAGVVGLAVARELAHNHGRQVLVVDSAPTFGTGTSSRNSEVIHAGIYYPTNSLKALFCVKGRKMLYNYCKEHDIPHKQIGKLIVATGSSEVPKLTALLNLGMENGVDSLRMMEGHEAMSIEPELKCVKALLSPVSGIVDTHSFMLSLVGEAESCGATFAYNTSVIGGHLEDNQLYLHTVESKVLEDSYGKFQLQQPELILVPKLIINSAGLSAQALAKRFFGIDIRVIPASFSARGCYFTLSNTKNPPFEHLIYPIPEDGGLGVHVTLDLNGQVKFGPDVAWIDNIDDVSSFLNRFDYTVNPNRSNVFYPEIRKYYPNLKDGSLEPGYAGIRPKLCGPGHSFTDFLIQGEDDHGVLGLVNLFGIESPGLTSSLAIAEYVAAKFSK, from the exons ATGTTAAGCTTCTGTACTGGGAAAGCGATGATTACAAAAGTCAAATATGTCATTCTCCGTACTAATATGATTCACAGTCGCAGTCTACGGTCATATTTGTCGTCGACAGGGAGCGATCGTGGATTGTTGTTTTGGGGTAGGAATTTTTGCAGCAATAGGGCTCAACAGCTAGATGGAGTGCCGAAGGAGAGAGTGGATTGCGTTGTGATAGGCGCTGGAGTGGTGGGATTGGCGGTGGCTAGAGAGCTTGCCCACAATCATGGTCGACAAGTTTTAGTCGTTGATTCTGCTCCAACTTTTGGTACAGGGACGAGTTCTCGTAACAGCGAAGTCATCCATGCTGGTATCTATTACCCTACTAATTCTCTAAAG GCACTTTTTTGTGTTAAGGGAAGGAAAATGCTTTATAATTACTGCAAGGAACATGATATTCCACACAAACAAATTGGTAAACTCATAGTTGCCACAGGATCTTCTGAAGTTCCAAAGCTAACTGCTTTACTAAACCTTGGGATGGAAAATGGAGTTGACTCTTTAAGAATGATGGAAGGTCATGAAGCGATGAGTATTGAACCCGAACTGAAGTGTGTAAAGGCTTTACTATCACCCGTGTCAGGAATTGTCGATACTCATTCTTTCATGTTGTCTCTAGTG GGGGAAGCTGAGAGCTGTGGAGCAACTTTTGCATACAACACTAGCGTTATTGGTGGTCATTTAGAAGATAATCAATTGTATCTGCATACAGTTGAGAGCAAGGTCCTTGAAGATAGCTATGGGAAGTTTCAGCTGCAGCAGCCAGAGCTTATTCTAGTTCCCAAGCTTATAATAAACTCGGCAGGCTTAAGTGCTCAAGCCCTTGCAAAACGATTCTTTGGAATTGACATTCGAGTCATTCCAGCTTCATTTAGTGCACGAGGTTGCTACTTCACTCTATCAAACACTAAAAATCCACCATTTGAGCATTTGATCTATCCTATTCCTGAGGATGGTGGGCTTGGAGTACATGTTACCCTGGATTTGAATGGACAAGTAAAATTTGGCCCAGATGTTGCATGGATAGATAATATTGATGACGTCTCAAGTTTCTTAAATAG GTTTGATTACACGGTAAATCCAAACCGCTCAAATGTTTTTTACCCAGAGATAAGAAAGTACTATCCCAATTTAAAAGATGGATCTTTGGAGCCTGGCTATGCTGGCATTCGACCAAAACTTTGTGGTCCTGGGCACAGTTTCACTGATTTCCTAATTCAG GGTGAGGACGATCATGGGGTGCTTGGGTTAGTGAACCTATTTGGAATCGAGTCGCCAGGTCTTACTTCAAGCTTGGCTATCGCAGAATATGTTGCTGCCAAATTCTCTAAATGA